A portion of the Geoalkalibacter ferrihydriticus DSM 17813 genome contains these proteins:
- a CDS encoding ABC transporter ATP-binding protein: MSALLSIRNLKTFFFSSGGLVKAIRGIDLDIPARETLAVVGESGCGKSMTALSILRLVPPPGRIVEGEILFHGEDLLRLPLAEMRRIRGNRISMIFQEPMTSLNPVFRIGDQIGEVLRLHKNLDAAAALDAAEELLHKVGIAAARKRLHEYPHNLSGGMRQRVMIAMALACDPQLLIADEPTTALDVTIQAQIMDLLRNLKEERQMATLLITHDLGIVAQNADQVAIMYAGLIMEYADVARIYADPRHPYTQGLLSCVPRLGEKKTRLAPISGQVPDPRLTPDGCPFLERCPVAFAPCRGELPPLRDVAPGHQVRCWRP, translated from the coding sequence ATGTCAGCCCTTCTGTCCATTCGCAATCTCAAAACTTTCTTTTTTAGCTCCGGGGGGCTGGTCAAAGCCATCCGCGGCATTGATCTCGACATCCCGGCACGGGAGACCCTGGCTGTGGTGGGCGAATCGGGTTGCGGCAAATCCATGACCGCCCTGTCCATCCTGCGCCTTGTCCCGCCGCCGGGACGTATCGTCGAAGGAGAGATCCTGTTTCACGGAGAAGACCTGCTGCGGCTGCCTCTGGCGGAGATGCGCCGCATCCGCGGCAATCGGATCTCGATGATTTTTCAGGAACCCATGACCTCCCTCAATCCGGTGTTTCGAATCGGTGATCAGATCGGCGAAGTCCTGCGCCTGCATAAAAACCTCGACGCCGCAGCGGCGCTCGATGCCGCGGAAGAGTTGCTGCACAAGGTGGGGATTGCCGCGGCGCGCAAGCGCCTGCATGAATACCCGCACAACCTCTCCGGCGGCATGCGCCAGCGGGTGATGATCGCCATGGCTCTGGCCTGCGACCCCCAACTGTTGATCGCCGATGAGCCGACCACTGCCCTGGATGTGACCATTCAGGCGCAGATCATGGACCTGCTGCGCAACCTCAAGGAAGAGCGTCAGATGGCGACTCTGCTCATCACGCATGATCTGGGCATCGTCGCGCAGAACGCCGATCAGGTTGCCATCATGTACGCCGGCCTGATCATGGAGTATGCGGACGTCGCCCGCATCTACGCCGATCCGCGCCATCCCTACACCCAGGGCCTGCTGTCCTGCGTGCCGCGCCTGGGCGAGAAGAAAACCCGCCTGGCGCCTATCAGCGGACAGGTGCCCGACCCGCGCCTCACGCCTGATGGCTGCCCGTTTCTGGAGCGCTGCCCGGTAGCCTTCGCTCCCTGCCGCGGCGAGTTGCCGCCGCTGCGCGACGTGGCTCCCGGTCATCAGGTGCGCTGTTGGAGGCCCTAA
- a CDS encoding PHP domain-containing protein, with product MTTDSLADLHLHTHFSDGVHSPEDIVQMARDAGVATLAICDHDNLDGIAPARAAGAQVGIEVISGVELSSRWRGFHDLHILGYGFDPQHPELCRELKEFRAFRSRRNELIVERVNRRLTARKKAPLDFARVRELAGGTFGRPHIARALIEMGHARDTSEAFERYLIPCNVEKKFFPADQAIALIHRAGGVAVLAHPPFITPERNALEGLLDVLTGFGLDGLEAYNNGATRDDVDYLIGQARRRGLIVTGGSDHHGFEGDESRIGWCRGVLPIPYSCVTELRSALARRAENHQL from the coding sequence GTGACGACCGACAGCTTGGCGGACCTCCATCTTCACACCCACTTTTCCGATGGCGTTCATTCTCCCGAAGATATCGTGCAAATGGCACGGGACGCTGGCGTGGCGACCCTCGCCATCTGCGATCATGACAACCTCGATGGCATCGCGCCTGCGCGCGCGGCCGGTGCGCAGGTCGGCATCGAAGTCATCAGCGGCGTGGAACTCTCCAGCCGGTGGCGCGGCTTTCATGATCTGCACATCCTGGGTTACGGCTTCGATCCGCAGCATCCCGAACTTTGTCGCGAGTTGAAAGAGTTTCGCGCGTTCCGCAGTCGCCGCAATGAACTTATTGTTGAGCGGGTCAACCGACGACTAACCGCGAGGAAAAAGGCGCCTCTCGATTTTGCGCGGGTTCGCGAACTGGCCGGCGGCACCTTTGGGCGTCCTCACATCGCCCGCGCCCTCATCGAAATGGGCCACGCGCGCGATACGAGTGAAGCTTTTGAGCGCTATTTGATCCCCTGCAACGTCGAAAAGAAATTTTTCCCCGCCGATCAGGCCATCGCTCTGATACATCGTGCCGGGGGCGTGGCGGTGCTGGCCCATCCGCCCTTTATCACCCCCGAGCGCAATGCCCTTGAGGGCCTGCTCGATGTGCTCACCGGCTTTGGACTCGACGGGCTTGAAGCCTACAACAACGGCGCGACCCGCGACGATGTCGACTATCTCATCGGTCAGGCTCGCAGGCGCGGCCTGATCGTCACCGGTGGCTCGGACCATCATGGTTTCGAGGGAGACGAGAGCCGTATCGGCTGGTGCCGCGGGGTGCTGCCGATTCCTTATAGTTGCGTGACGGAGCTGCGCTCCGCCCTGGCGCGGCGCGCGGAGAACCACCAACTTTGA
- a CDS encoding DUF882 domain-containing protein gives MQLRELQMQEASCRLNRRTFIKGHLAALAVLALPAPALALARPTARERALSFYNIHTGEKLKNAIYWADGGYVEETLDDISFLLRDFRRNEVGTIDPELLDQVFSLRRAVGAKNPVHIISGYRSPATNEMLAQQSGGVARRSFHMDGRAVDLRIPGCDLQTVRRAAIGMQRGGVGFYPRSDFVHIDTGPVRSW, from the coding sequence ATGCAGTTGCGCGAACTTCAGATGCAGGAGGCATCCTGCCGACTGAACCGCCGAACCTTCATCAAAGGTCATCTGGCGGCCCTGGCCGTTCTGGCCCTGCCCGCACCCGCCTTGGCGCTGGCGCGCCCCACCGCGCGCGAGCGGGCGCTGTCCTTTTACAACATCCATACCGGCGAAAAACTCAAAAACGCCATCTACTGGGCCGACGGCGGCTATGTGGAAGAAACCCTGGACGACATAAGCTTCCTGTTGCGCGATTTCCGCCGCAACGAAGTCGGTACCATCGATCCAGAGCTTCTCGATCAGGTTTTCTCTCTGCGCCGCGCGGTCGGTGCCAAAAATCCCGTGCACATCATCTCCGGGTACCGCTCGCCCGCCACCAATGAGATGCTGGCGCAGCAGAGCGGCGGGGTCGCCCGGCGCAGCTTTCACATGGACGGGCGCGCCGTCGATCTGCGCATCCCCGGGTGTGATCTGCAGACGGTGCGCCGTGCCGCCATCGGCATGCAACGTGGCGGCGTGGGATTTTATCCGCGTTCGGACTTCGTTCATATCGATACCGGCCCGGTGCGCTCCTGGTAA
- a CDS encoding putative bifunctional diguanylate cyclase/phosphodiesterase → MSMENEQLKSLPAAGAGEVATASGGVDPSAASSFADICARSILVAKARWIILALIASYGFFAGMLFILSPHGFFLSASQVSVLVCAVFAVLCYNGLYHLGDSRLRQLPLGDSLQIVLDLVLVTVLIHFSGGAASWFWPVYLIVTLEAAILLENRRKVWGLGLLGGVLYGALLAGEYFGAWPVVQMPFNDATAQGDGYHLLLMWFWVSLLNATLAVVGTYLMGVIRRENQALRASENRLSGFLEAANDLIFSVDERGRLVYANRSWQQATGYCPQRDAGLNIFDILSPEVRGSCYREFLKVVAGELGDPMESRFVARDGRVVEVEGSLTRGRLQSGDGTQVWVICRDVTERKRAEAQLLHMAHHDLLTGLPNRTLFLERLEHAMALAKRGKKTAAVLFLDLDRFKIINDTLGHSLGDCLLKEMGQRLLHCVRKTDTVARLGGDEFTVCLGHLDGAEGAEQVAGKILNALAQPVWLDGHELFITTSIGISLCPDDGVEGLTLIKQADIAMYSAKGQGRNNYQFYQSDMNMDAERRLVLENGIRRALERHQFCLHYQPKVDIASGRITAMEALVRWEHPELGLLSAGEFIPLAEETGFIFPLGEWVLEQACRQNRGWQDEGLPPVRIAVNISGYQLQQKSFIPRIQEILDSTGMDARYLEIEVTETVVMQNPDFAVGLLKQLTELGVHISIDDFGTGYSSLAHLKRFSVNTLKIDKSFMRDIEINATDAAIATAIIAMGNSLKLQVIAEGVETQGQLDFLKNLSCQEMQGYLFSRPLPADEAAHMLRGIETL, encoded by the coding sequence ATGTCGATGGAGAACGAACAGCTCAAATCTCTGCCAGCCGCAGGGGCCGGTGAGGTGGCCACGGCGTCCGGCGGCGTAGACCCGAGCGCAGCGAGCAGCTTCGCAGATATTTGCGCGCGCAGCATTCTGGTGGCCAAGGCCCGTTGGATCATTCTCGCGCTGATCGCCTCATATGGTTTTTTCGCCGGGATGTTATTCATCCTCAGCCCCCACGGCTTTTTTCTATCCGCCAGCCAAGTTTCGGTGCTGGTCTGCGCGGTGTTTGCAGTGCTGTGCTACAACGGACTTTATCATCTCGGCGACAGCCGCCTGCGACAACTCCCCCTGGGCGACTCCCTGCAGATCGTTCTGGATCTGGTCCTGGTCACTGTGTTGATTCATTTCAGCGGCGGTGCCGCCAGTTGGTTCTGGCCCGTGTATCTCATCGTCACCCTCGAAGCCGCTATCTTGTTGGAAAATCGCCGAAAAGTGTGGGGATTGGGTCTTCTCGGCGGAGTTCTGTACGGAGCCTTGCTGGCCGGTGAGTATTTCGGTGCCTGGCCGGTGGTGCAGATGCCCTTCAACGACGCGACAGCCCAAGGGGACGGCTATCATCTGCTTCTCATGTGGTTCTGGGTCAGCCTGCTCAATGCCACCCTCGCCGTGGTGGGAACCTATCTGATGGGAGTGATCCGGCGGGAGAATCAGGCGCTGCGTGCAAGCGAAAATCGCCTGAGCGGATTTCTCGAGGCCGCCAACGACCTGATTTTCAGTGTCGATGAGCGGGGGCGCCTGGTGTACGCCAACCGCAGTTGGCAGCAGGCCACGGGTTATTGTCCGCAGCGTGATGCGGGCTTGAATATCTTCGATATTCTGTCTCCGGAGGTTCGCGGTTCCTGCTATCGCGAGTTTCTCAAAGTGGTGGCTGGAGAACTTGGCGACCCGATGGAAAGCCGCTTCGTTGCGCGCGACGGACGGGTTGTCGAAGTTGAAGGGTCGCTGACCCGGGGGCGACTGCAATCTGGTGACGGCACCCAGGTGTGGGTGATCTGCCGCGACGTCACCGAGCGTAAACGTGCCGAAGCGCAGCTTCTGCACATGGCGCACCACGATCTGCTCACCGGGCTGCCCAACCGCACTCTTTTTCTGGAACGCCTGGAGCATGCCATGGCCCTGGCCAAGCGCGGTAAGAAAACCGCGGCGGTCCTGTTTCTCGATCTCGACCGGTTCAAGATCATCAACGATACCCTGGGCCATTCCCTGGGGGATTGCCTGCTCAAGGAGATGGGGCAGCGTCTGTTGCATTGTGTGCGCAAGACCGACACCGTGGCACGCCTGGGCGGCGATGAATTCACCGTTTGCCTTGGTCACCTCGATGGGGCCGAGGGCGCCGAGCAGGTCGCCGGAAAAATTCTCAACGCCTTGGCGCAGCCGGTATGGCTCGATGGACATGAGCTGTTCATCACCACGAGTATCGGCATAAGCCTCTGCCCCGACGACGGTGTCGAGGGACTGACTCTGATCAAGCAGGCCGATATCGCCATGTACAGTGCCAAAGGGCAGGGGCGCAATAATTATCAATTTTATCAGTCCGACATGAATATGGATGCCGAGCGGCGCCTGGTGCTGGAAAACGGTATAAGGCGCGCCCTGGAACGTCACCAGTTCTGCCTGCATTACCAGCCCAAGGTCGATATCGCCAGTGGACGGATTACCGCCATGGAAGCCCTGGTGCGCTGGGAACATCCCGAATTGGGCCTGCTGTCGGCAGGTGAGTTCATCCCCCTTGCGGAAGAAACCGGCTTTATCTTTCCCCTGGGCGAGTGGGTCCTGGAGCAGGCCTGTCGGCAGAATCGCGGGTGGCAGGACGAAGGTTTGCCGCCGGTGCGCATTGCGGTCAATATCTCGGGTTATCAGTTACAGCAGAAAAGTTTCATTCCCAGGATTCAGGAGATTCTTGACAGCACGGGAATGGATGCACGCTATCTGGAAATCGAGGTCACCGAAACCGTGGTCATGCAGAATCCCGATTTCGCCGTGGGGCTACTCAAGCAGTTGACCGAGCTGGGCGTGCATATCTCCATCGATGATTTCGGTACCGGGTATTCGTCCCTGGCCCATCTCAAACGGTTCTCCGTTAATACCCTGAAAATCGACAAGTCCTTCATGCGCGATATCGAGATCAATGCCACGGATGCCGCCATCGCCACCGCCATCATCGCCATGGGCAACAGCCTCAAGCTCCAGGTCATCGCCGAGGGTGTCGAAACTCAGGGGCAGCTCGATTTTCTCAAAAACCTGAGTTGTCAGGAAATGCAGGGCTATTTGTTCAGCCGCCCGTTGCCCGCCGATGAGGCGGCGCATATGCTGCGCGGGATCGAAACTTTGTAA
- a CDS encoding GGDEF domain-containing protein: MSAIQKILEQDIKLPSPPAIAVHILDAVRREDSSFRELGRIIASDPALSAKILRVANSSFYSLKYPVDTIEKAIAVLGVDQLKNIALSFVIAQGMRGNAEEGFDFDYFWRRAITAAVGADLVAQRMGCKTGDTFVSALLMDLGVMVMYFWSPARYVQALDSKRASRESLCSVEQRLFGFDHAEMGAEVLKAWGLPENIWMAVGRHHTGGEGRGADQPTQDVLCLADALSSIYHGSHSSQRIAYVKKRLGQYGIEGEQVDGLIDAVAEKTLEVLSSFDLAPGALRPFSQILQEANEELGKLNLSYEQLVVELKQAKEKAERLAHDLSEANEKLRELAFRDGLTGLYNHRYFQDLLDKEMGRAVRYGRPLGLVLFDIDHFKAINDNCGHPVGDQVLRALAGQFAALTRRTDVVARYGGEEFVIILPETDSKGIMVLSQRLRRGIEQMEISTEAGPLSITVSVGATSYEEGMGPRTKAELIDAADGALYAAKRGGRNQVRFRKLTESA; this comes from the coding sequence ATGAGTGCAATTCAAAAAATTCTTGAACAGGACATTAAGCTGCCTTCGCCGCCGGCCATCGCGGTGCACATTCTCGACGCCGTGCGCCGTGAGGACAGCTCCTTCCGTGAGTTGGGCCGCATCATCGCCTCTGACCCGGCATTGAGCGCAAAAATTCTGCGGGTGGCAAACTCGTCCTTTTATTCCCTGAAATACCCCGTGGATACGATTGAAAAGGCGATCGCCGTACTCGGCGTCGATCAGCTCAAGAATATCGCCCTCTCCTTCGTCATCGCCCAGGGCATGCGCGGCAATGCCGAAGAAGGCTTCGATTTCGATTATTTCTGGCGGCGAGCCATCACCGCCGCGGTGGGCGCCGATCTGGTGGCTCAGCGCATGGGCTGCAAGACCGGCGACACCTTTGTCTCCGCGCTGCTGATGGATCTTGGCGTTATGGTTATGTACTTCTGGAGTCCCGCGCGCTATGTTCAGGCGCTGGACTCCAAGCGGGCATCGAGGGAGAGTCTCTGCAGCGTCGAACAACGCCTGTTCGGTTTTGACCACGCCGAGATGGGGGCGGAGGTTCTCAAAGCCTGGGGACTGCCGGAAAATATCTGGATGGCGGTCGGTCGTCACCACACCGGCGGCGAGGGGCGCGGAGCAGATCAGCCGACGCAGGATGTTCTTTGTCTGGCCGATGCATTGTCCTCCATCTACCACGGTTCACACAGCTCGCAGCGCATCGCCTATGTCAAAAAGCGCCTCGGTCAATACGGCATCGAGGGTGAGCAGGTTGATGGTCTCATCGACGCGGTTGCTGAAAAAACTCTCGAGGTGCTCTCTTCCTTCGACCTCGCGCCGGGGGCCCTGCGGCCTTTTTCCCAGATTCTGCAAGAAGCCAATGAAGAACTCGGCAAGCTCAATCTGTCCTACGAGCAGCTGGTGGTGGAACTCAAACAGGCCAAGGAGAAAGCCGAGCGCCTGGCGCATGATCTGAGCGAGGCCAATGAAAAACTGCGCGAACTTGCTTTTCGCGACGGCCTCACCGGGCTCTACAATCATCGCTATTTTCAGGATCTGCTGGATAAGGAAATGGGTCGGGCCGTGCGTTACGGTCGACCTTTGGGGCTGGTGCTGTTCGACATCGATCATTTCAAGGCGATCAACGACAACTGTGGCCACCCGGTGGGCGATCAGGTCCTGCGGGCCCTCGCCGGCCAGTTCGCGGCGCTGACCCGCCGCACCGATGTGGTAGCGCGCTACGGCGGCGAAGAGTTTGTCATCATCCTGCCTGAAACCGACAGCAAGGGAATCATGGTTCTTTCCCAGCGTTTGCGCCGCGGCATCGAGCAGATGGAAATCTCAACGGAGGCGGGCCCGCTGTCGATTACGGTCAGCGTTGGCGCGACGAGTTATGAAGAGGGGATGGGGCCGCGTACGAAGGCAGAGCTTATTGATGCCGCCGATGGCGCTCTCTATGCGGCCAAGCGTGGCGGCCGCAACCAGGTCAGGTTTCGCAAACTGACGGAGTCCGCCTAG
- a CDS encoding manganese efflux pump MntP family protein gives MGFLTLIGLSVALAMDAFAVALGVGVVLPRMTARQVLRLSFHFGLFQALMPVIGWLAGLTVQEWISAYAPWVAFGLLGFIGGKMIWEAFQEEKALREHRDPTRGLSLFLLSVATSIDALAVGLTLAMLEISVWFPALIIGLVAAAFTTAGMLLGRRIGTAWGPKVEIFGGLVLLAIGLKILLEELL, from the coding sequence ATGGGCTTTCTCACTCTGATCGGTCTCTCCGTGGCTTTGGCCATGGACGCCTTCGCCGTCGCCCTGGGGGTCGGAGTGGTTTTGCCGCGCATGACGGCACGCCAGGTTCTGCGCCTGAGCTTTCATTTCGGACTATTCCAGGCGCTGATGCCGGTCATCGGCTGGCTGGCGGGTCTGACCGTGCAGGAATGGATTTCGGCTTACGCCCCCTGGGTGGCTTTCGGCCTGCTTGGGTTTATCGGCGGAAAAATGATCTGGGAGGCGTTTCAGGAAGAAAAGGCCTTGCGCGAGCATCGCGATCCCACCCGCGGCCTGTCCTTGTTTCTGCTCTCGGTCGCAACCAGCATCGACGCCCTGGCCGTGGGTCTGACTCTCGCCATGCTCGAGATCAGCGTCTGGTTTCCGGCCTTGATCATCGGCCTGGTAGCGGCGGCCTTCACGACTGCGGGCATGCTCCTCGGTCGGCGCATCGGCACGGCCTGGGGGCCGAAAGTCGAGATTTTCGGCGGGCTGGTACTCTTGGCCATCGGCCTTAAGATCCTGCTGGAAGAATTATTGTAA
- the ablB gene encoding putative beta-lysine N-acetyltransferase has translation MSDIVERLGRSKIQHGKSNNRIYLMKLAPDEAPRLVPQLDHLAQKKGYTKIFAKVPAAARDLFAQAGYQEEAAIPGFYAGREEAAFFGKYFCDRRRKERKPDTVREVISAAKAKSATAARPQLDAGYRLAPLGPENVESMAEVYREVFASYPFPIHDPAYLRQTMAENILYWGVWEGERLVAISSAETYAADRNAEMTDFATLPAYRGAGFAQVLLAEMEEELKKRDYHTAYTIARAYSFGMNITFAKHGYRYSGTLTHNTDISGELESMNVWYKGLA, from the coding sequence ATGAGTGATATCGTCGAACGCCTGGGGCGTTCAAAAATACAGCACGGCAAGAGCAACAACCGCATTTATCTGATGAAACTCGCTCCCGATGAGGCCCCGCGCCTGGTACCGCAGCTTGACCATCTGGCGCAGAAAAAGGGCTACACCAAAATTTTCGCCAAGGTTCCGGCAGCCGCGCGCGACCTTTTCGCTCAGGCCGGCTACCAGGAAGAGGCGGCGATTCCCGGCTTTTATGCCGGACGCGAGGAAGCCGCCTTTTTCGGAAAATATTTCTGCGACCGCCGCCGCAAGGAGCGCAAACCCGATACGGTGCGCGAAGTGATTTCCGCCGCCAAGGCCAAGTCCGCCACCGCCGCCCGCCCGCAACTGGACGCGGGGTATCGGCTCGCCCCCCTGGGACCAGAGAACGTCGAGAGCATGGCCGAGGTTTACCGCGAGGTCTTCGCGAGCTACCCCTTTCCCATTCATGACCCCGCCTACCTGCGCCAAACCATGGCGGAAAATATCCTCTACTGGGGCGTATGGGAGGGCGAGCGGCTGGTGGCGATCTCGTCGGCGGAAACTTACGCGGCGGATCGTAACGCGGAAATGACCGATTTTGCGACTCTGCCTGCCTACCGCGGTGCCGGTTTCGCTCAGGTGCTGCTGGCGGAAATGGAAGAGGAGCTCAAAAAGCGCGATTACCATACCGCCTACACCATCGCCCGCGCCTACAGCTTCGGCATGAATATTACCTTTGCCAAGCACGGCTATCGCTACAGCGGCACCCTGACCCACAATACCGACATCTCCGGCGAACTGGAGAGCATGAATGTCTGGTACAAGGGGCTGGCCTAA
- the ablA gene encoding lysine 2,3-aminomutase has protein sequence MAIYSQNQQDIARRINVDSAQSNWQDWKWQLKHSVSSIDTFENLLEIRFPEMERKKLEMTLRKFPLSVTPYYLSLIDTEDLNNCPVFRQAFPSPAELEIDKCDMADPLAEDQDSPAPGITHRYPDRVLFHISNVCSMYCRHCTRKRKVGDQDSIPGRQEIEKGLAYIRNQPEVRDVLLSGGDPLMLNTDYLDWILGEIRAIEHVEVIRIGSRMPVVLPYRITDELVDMLKKHQPLWLNTHFNHPREITTSSKTAIRKLADAGIPLGNQTVLLAGVNDCPRVIKALNHKLVANRVRPYYLYQCDLAEGLSHFRTPVGKGIEIMESLIGHTSGFSVPTYVIDAPGGGGKIPLNPNYLISLSTNKVVLRNYEGVITTYQEPDSYKADFCNRNCNECRLHLKLDDAEEYRATGIEMLLSDWNQTISLTPANNERMDRRSHDE, from the coding sequence ATGGCAATCTATTCTCAGAATCAACAGGATATTGCGCGCAGGATCAATGTCGATTCCGCCCAATCCAACTGGCAGGATTGGAAATGGCAGCTCAAACATTCGGTCAGTTCCATTGACACCTTTGAGAATCTGCTCGAAATCAGGTTCCCCGAGATGGAGCGCAAAAAACTTGAAATGACGCTGCGCAAATTCCCCCTCTCGGTCACTCCTTACTATCTCTCCCTCATCGACACCGAGGATCTGAACAACTGTCCGGTGTTCCGCCAGGCCTTCCCCTCTCCGGCCGAGCTGGAAATCGACAAATGCGACATGGCCGACCCCCTGGCCGAAGACCAGGACAGTCCGGCGCCGGGCATCACCCACCGCTATCCCGACCGGGTGCTGTTTCACATCAGCAACGTCTGCTCCATGTACTGCCGTCACTGCACCCGCAAGCGCAAGGTTGGCGATCAGGACTCCATCCCCGGACGCCAGGAGATCGAGAAAGGCCTGGCGTATATTCGCAATCAGCCCGAGGTGCGCGACGTACTGCTTTCGGGCGGCGACCCGCTGATGCTCAACACCGATTATCTCGACTGGATTCTCGGCGAAATTCGCGCCATCGAGCATGTCGAGGTGATCCGCATCGGTTCGCGCATGCCGGTGGTGCTCCCCTACCGCATCACCGATGAGCTGGTGGACATGCTCAAGAAACATCAGCCCCTGTGGCTCAATACCCACTTCAACCACCCTCGCGAAATCACCACTTCGAGCAAGACCGCGATCCGCAAACTGGCTGATGCAGGCATCCCCCTTGGCAACCAGACGGTGTTGCTGGCCGGGGTCAACGACTGCCCGCGGGTGATCAAGGCGCTCAATCACAAACTGGTGGCCAACCGTGTGCGTCCCTATTATCTCTACCAGTGCGATCTGGCCGAAGGACTGTCACATTTTCGCACGCCCGTGGGCAAGGGGATCGAAATCATGGAGAGCCTCATCGGCCACACCAGCGGTTTCTCGGTGCCGACCTACGTCATCGACGCACCGGGCGGCGGTGGAAAAATCCCCCTTAATCCCAACTATCTCATTTCCCTGTCGACCAACAAGGTGGTGCTGCGCAATTACGAAGGGGTCATCACCACTTACCAGGAACCCGACAGCTACAAGGCCGATTTCTGCAATCGCAACTGCAACGAGTGCCGGTTGCACCTCAAACTCGATGATGCCGAGGAATATCGCGCCACGGGCATCGAGATGCTGCTTTCGGACTGGAATCAAACCATCTCGCTGACCCCTGCGAACAACGAGCGCATGGATCGGAGAAGCCACGATGAGTGA
- a CDS encoding peptidylprolyl isomerase, with amino-acid sequence MEKKNPEVVLHTSHGDITIELYPEQAPASVENFLTYVRDGFYDGTIFHRVISNFMIQGGGMTPDMNNKKTNAPIKNEADNGLKNERGTLAMARTQVIDSATSQFFINVTDNDFLNHRDKTPNGYGYAVFGKVAQGMDVVDAIRKVPTGNAGFHQDVPKEPVLIEKAVVAE; translated from the coding sequence ATGGAGAAAAAAAACCCCGAGGTCGTCCTGCACACATCTCACGGCGACATCACCATTGAACTCTACCCCGAGCAGGCCCCCGCATCTGTCGAGAACTTTCTCACCTATGTCCGCGACGGCTTTTACGATGGGACCATCTTTCACCGGGTGATCAGCAATTTCATGATTCAGGGCGGCGGCATGACGCCCGACATGAACAACAAGAAGACCAATGCGCCGATCAAAAACGAAGCCGACAACGGCCTCAAAAATGAGCGTGGCACCCTCGCCATGGCGCGAACCCAGGTGATTGACAGCGCCACCAGCCAGTTCTTCATCAATGTGACCGACAATGATTTCCTCAACCACCGCGACAAGACCCCCAACGGTTACGGCTATGCCGTATTCGGCAAGGTCGCCCAGGGCATGGACGTGGTCGATGCGATCCGCAAGGTACCGACCGGCAACGCCGGTTTTCACCAGGACGTGCCCAAGGAGCCGGTGTTGATCGAAAAGGCTGTCGTGGCGGAATAA
- a CDS encoding cold-shock protein, with protein MTEGTVKWFNDAKGFGFIQQDNGPDVFVHFSAIQGDGFKSLVEGDRVRFDVTQGQKGPQASNVEKI; from the coding sequence ATGACTGAGGGAACGGTAAAATGGTTTAACGACGCCAAAGGTTTCGGGTTCATCCAGCAGGACAACGGCCCCGATGTTTTCGTCCACTTCTCTGCCATTCAAGGCGACGGATTCAAGTCCCTCGTCGAGGGCGACCGGGTGCGGTTCGATGTGACCCAGGGCCAGAAGGGCCCCCAGGCCAGCAACGTCGAGAAAATCTAA